Proteins encoded by one window of Chondromyces crocatus:
- a CDS encoding SAM-dependent methyltransferase, translating into MNRRNKNPYKRPDAKTRQAKAEGYPARSVYKLEEIDRRTRLLRAGQRVLDLGAAPGSWSMYAAQRIGQNGKLLAVDLSPINVSLGPSSQAIQGDALALDNADLALFAPYDVVLSDMAPATTGSKLADQARSFDLFMRAAAVARELLAPGGAFVGKLFMSDDFPKAKAALQQTFTEVRVIRPEGTRSVSSEVFLVGLRKKKLDPPAPAPPPPAAPSPTGG; encoded by the coding sequence GTGAACCGCAGGAACAAGAACCCGTACAAGCGACCCGACGCCAAGACCCGGCAGGCCAAAGCCGAAGGCTACCCCGCCCGGAGCGTCTACAAGCTCGAGGAGATCGACCGTCGCACGCGGCTCCTCCGCGCTGGCCAGCGTGTGCTCGACCTCGGCGCCGCCCCCGGCTCCTGGTCGATGTATGCGGCGCAGCGCATCGGGCAGAACGGCAAGCTGCTCGCCGTGGATCTCTCCCCGATCAACGTCTCGCTCGGACCCTCCTCGCAAGCGATCCAGGGCGACGCGCTCGCCCTCGACAACGCCGACCTCGCCCTGTTTGCCCCCTACGACGTGGTCCTCTCGGACATGGCTCCCGCCACCACCGGGAGCAAACTCGCGGACCAGGCGCGCAGCTTCGACCTCTTCATGCGCGCCGCGGCGGTGGCGCGCGAGCTGCTCGCTCCTGGTGGCGCGTTCGTGGGCAAGCTCTTCATGAGCGACGACTTCCCCAAGGCGAAGGCCGCGCTCCAGCAGACGTTCACCGAGGTGCGCGTCATCCGGCCCGAAGGCACGCGCAGCGTCAGCTCCGAGGTCTTCCTCGTGGGCCTGCGCAAGAAGAAGCTCGACCCCCCGGCACCCGCGCCGCCGCCGCCCGCAGCTCCCTCGCCGACCGGCGGCTGA
- a CDS encoding tetratricopeptide repeat protein: protein MKKTLSEQAMGPDDLKARLTYERMIIELHDLIRAGRSDEDETDELRERMVEIKEALRPESRAFLENLSGDLYMLQGEEVLEEEGARISDLPTQLKSVWGKGDWAEALTLLRHAKIRDVVPDHVRASLRDRSWSNLGYFHAASCFFEHAVSLSPENDNYAYFALGALLKCGRTDEALRRADAIVRDETSSARRLYKAADVLFYAARHVDGAAAATVYERVLLVLDRALERDRALPAEDRLPALTVGGYVHRGLCHEHLGEPRQAKEAYTAALEEDPNSDVALTARGLLLYGEECPTEALLDFERAVETGTPLVWPYVYLAFDALRKDEPTRCLLLARQAEKRTQDPVMRANIAEWIAIATARQGAAQAESIARFQEAQVFNPLSARIAENLRHSITGDHAALIVANDTTVEAAREQLSEALRPTG from the coding sequence GTGAAGAAGACGCTTTCTGAGCAGGCCATGGGGCCGGACGATTTGAAGGCGCGCCTCACGTACGAACGCATGATCATCGAACTCCATGACCTCATCCGCGCTGGCCGCAGTGACGAGGATGAGACCGATGAACTGCGTGAACGGATGGTCGAGATCAAGGAGGCATTGCGGCCGGAGAGCCGAGCGTTCCTGGAGAACCTGTCCGGCGACCTGTACATGCTCCAGGGGGAGGAGGTCCTCGAAGAGGAAGGCGCGCGTATCTCCGATTTGCCCACGCAGCTGAAGTCCGTCTGGGGAAAGGGCGACTGGGCCGAGGCCCTGACCCTCCTGCGCCACGCGAAGATCCGGGATGTCGTGCCCGACCATGTCAGAGCATCCCTCCGTGACCGCTCGTGGTCGAATCTCGGTTACTTCCATGCAGCGTCCTGCTTCTTCGAGCATGCCGTGAGCCTGTCTCCGGAGAACGACAACTATGCCTATTTCGCCCTCGGCGCCCTGCTCAAGTGCGGTCGTACCGATGAGGCCTTGAGGCGAGCGGACGCCATCGTTCGCGACGAGACCTCCTCGGCACGCCGGCTCTACAAGGCGGCCGATGTGCTGTTCTACGCAGCACGCCACGTCGATGGTGCGGCGGCTGCGACTGTATACGAGCGCGTACTCCTCGTGCTCGATCGGGCCCTGGAGCGGGACCGCGCGCTGCCGGCCGAGGACCGGCTACCGGCGCTGACCGTGGGAGGCTACGTCCATCGCGGCCTCTGTCACGAGCACCTGGGGGAGCCCCGTCAGGCGAAGGAGGCGTACACAGCAGCGCTCGAGGAGGATCCGAACAGCGACGTCGCATTGACCGCGCGCGGGCTGCTCCTGTACGGCGAGGAGTGCCCTACGGAGGCCCTGCTCGACTTCGAGCGTGCCGTCGAGACAGGCACGCCACTCGTCTGGCCGTACGTCTACCTGGCATTCGACGCGCTCAGGAAGGACGAGCCGACGCGTTGCTTGCTCCTGGCCCGGCAGGCGGAAAAGAGGACCCAGGATCCTGTGATGCGCGCGAACATCGCCGAGTGGATTGCGATCGCCACCGCCCGACAAGGCGCCGCTCAGGCCGAGAGCATCGCGCGGTTCCAGGAGGCACAAGTATTCAACCCGCTGAGCGCCCGGATCGCCGAGAACCTCCGACATTCGATCACGGGTGATCATGCCGCGCTCATCGTCGCCAACGACACCACGGTCGAGGCGGCGAGGGAGCAGCTCAGCGAAGCGCTACGCCCGACCGGATGA
- a CDS encoding MGH1-like glycoside hydrolase domain-containing protein, with the protein MRSLRSSLGLSLFTTLAVLAAGGCGDDYSSSTTTTSSTTTTSSGGPGGGGGQGGDGGAGGDGPITGCVEGRGQGTDGSTVLRDAPYEATVDVQDPGSCARSYVLATTGPLRDDLPANPRTYVEQPGQPVVRTGHAMFDAIYALAVEEARENAVDAISDYAFNDGQPISCPAGGCFETGRLWNYVWTRDTAYAVALGLGQLDPTRAKNSLAFKISDRRDGTRPEIVQDTGSGGSWPISTDRVVWAIGAKYLLDFLDGEERRSFRDLAYPALVNTAERDRLAIWDPVDGLYRGEQSFLDWREQTYPGYTATDTVHIGMSKALSTNIGHLVMLELAAQLAEEKGDPAAQQRYAGWAGALREALRTRLWIEDSGMFSTFIPGSLDQVPTSRFDLLGSAFAVLYGVATPAQSERIVASYPHLPKGPPVAWPQEQDTPIYHNRGIWPFVTAFWAKAAAKVGNAAALENAVHSLLRGAALNLSHMENFEVVTGQAYVEDGAASGPVVNSQRQLWSVAGHLGMVNDVLFGLEATPTGVRFLPKITGGLRTTLFAGAERIALSNLHYRGKNLSVAVDLPADVGEGGLLTVQSVRLNGKDVGTDLVEPAALARDNLFEIVLGPSTTSARSITLLEGAGLTDYRNLFSPRPPSISGGEIVGNRVQLTWSIGEAAADVTFNVHRDGALVAAGLPGSTTTWVDQNSASHATRTYCYTVEAVFGASGNTSHRARAWCYWGPNSERVQSFGAQGFAAVGGSLVNNHGHWHHEDWGDRGDTLTIINVTATQTGRHLVQAVAGNGAGNYNTGITCGVKAVEVWQGANLVGSGQLVMPHLSNWSEWRDSNFVPVNLTAGQSYTLVVREDAASGNMSDFGHFSLYTGNGGAAGRFNKVNIAEVKLMSLGTP; encoded by the coding sequence ATGCGAAGCCTGCGATCTTCCCTCGGTCTTTCTCTGTTCACCACGCTGGCCGTGCTCGCTGCGGGAGGCTGCGGCGACGATTACTCGAGCTCGACCACCACCACCAGCTCGACCACCACCACCAGCTCGGGGGGGCCTGGTGGGGGGGGCGGCCAGGGAGGCGACGGGGGCGCTGGTGGCGATGGCCCGATCACGGGCTGCGTGGAAGGCCGAGGTCAGGGGACGGATGGGAGCACCGTGCTCCGGGATGCGCCGTACGAGGCCACCGTCGATGTGCAGGATCCCGGGAGCTGCGCGCGCTCCTACGTCCTGGCGACGACCGGTCCGCTGCGGGACGACCTGCCGGCGAACCCGCGGACGTATGTGGAGCAGCCGGGGCAGCCGGTGGTGCGCACCGGGCACGCGATGTTCGACGCCATCTACGCGCTCGCGGTGGAAGAGGCGCGAGAGAACGCGGTGGATGCCATCTCCGACTACGCGTTCAACGATGGCCAGCCCATCTCCTGTCCTGCCGGCGGCTGCTTCGAGACGGGGCGGCTCTGGAACTACGTGTGGACCCGCGACACCGCGTATGCCGTGGCCCTGGGGCTCGGGCAGCTCGATCCGACGCGCGCGAAGAACTCGCTGGCGTTCAAGATCAGCGATCGGCGCGACGGGACCCGGCCGGAGATCGTGCAGGACACGGGCAGTGGCGGGAGCTGGCCCATCTCGACCGACCGCGTGGTGTGGGCCATCGGCGCGAAGTACCTGCTCGATTTCCTCGACGGGGAGGAGCGGCGTTCGTTCCGGGACCTCGCCTACCCCGCCCTGGTGAACACGGCGGAGCGGGACCGGCTGGCCATCTGGGATCCGGTGGACGGTCTGTACCGGGGCGAGCAGTCGTTCCTCGACTGGCGCGAGCAGACCTACCCCGGCTACACGGCGACGGACACGGTGCACATCGGGATGAGCAAGGCGCTCAGCACGAACATCGGCCACCTGGTGATGCTCGAACTCGCGGCGCAGCTCGCGGAAGAGAAGGGGGATCCGGCGGCGCAGCAGCGGTACGCGGGCTGGGCCGGCGCGCTGCGCGAGGCGCTCCGCACGCGGCTCTGGATCGAGGACAGCGGCATGTTCTCGACCTTCATCCCCGGCTCGCTGGATCAGGTCCCCACGAGCCGCTTCGACCTGCTCGGTTCGGCGTTCGCCGTTCTCTACGGCGTGGCGACGCCCGCCCAGTCCGAGCGCATCGTGGCGAGCTACCCGCACCTGCCCAAGGGGCCGCCCGTGGCATGGCCGCAGGAGCAGGACACGCCCATCTACCACAACCGCGGGATCTGGCCGTTCGTGACGGCGTTCTGGGCCAAGGCCGCGGCCAAGGTGGGCAACGCCGCGGCGCTCGAGAACGCGGTGCACTCGCTCCTGCGCGGCGCGGCGCTGAACCTGTCGCACATGGAGAACTTCGAGGTGGTGACCGGGCAGGCCTACGTGGAGGACGGGGCGGCTTCGGGACCCGTGGTGAACTCGCAGCGGCAGCTCTGGAGCGTGGCGGGTCACCTGGGGATGGTGAACGACGTGCTCTTCGGCCTGGAAGCGACGCCCACGGGCGTGCGGTTCCTGCCGAAGATCACGGGTGGGCTGCGCACCACGCTGTTCGCCGGGGCGGAGCGGATCGCGCTGAGCAACCTCCACTACCGCGGGAAGAACCTGTCGGTCGCCGTGGACCTGCCCGCCGACGTGGGCGAGGGCGGGCTGCTCACGGTGCAGTCGGTGCGCTTGAACGGGAAGGATGTGGGCACCGATCTGGTGGAGCCGGCGGCGCTGGCGAGGGACAACCTGTTCGAGATCGTCCTGGGCCCGAGCACGACGTCGGCGCGAAGCATCACGCTGCTCGAAGGCGCGGGGCTGACGGACTACCGGAACCTGTTCAGCCCTCGTCCGCCGAGCATCAGCGGCGGGGAGATCGTCGGCAACCGGGTCCAGCTCACCTGGTCCATCGGCGAAGCCGCGGCCGACGTGACGTTCAACGTGCACCGCGACGGGGCCCTCGTCGCAGCAGGCCTGCCGGGCAGCACCACAACCTGGGTGGACCAGAACAGCGCGTCGCACGCGACCCGGACCTACTGCTACACCGTGGAGGCCGTCTTCGGCGCCTCGGGCAATACGTCGCACCGGGCGCGCGCGTGGTGCTACTGGGGCCCGAACAGCGAGCGCGTGCAGAGCTTCGGCGCCCAGGGCTTCGCGGCGGTCGGTGGCAGCCTGGTGAACAACCACGGTCACTGGCACCACGAGGACTGGGGTGACCGCGGCGACACGCTGACGATCATCAACGTGACCGCCACGCAGACGGGTCGTCACCTGGTGCAGGCCGTCGCAGGGAACGGCGCGGGGAATTACAACACCGGCATCACCTGTGGCGTGAAGGCCGTCGAGGTCTGGCAAGGCGCGAACCTGGTGGGCAGCGGTCAGCTCGTCATGCCGCACCTGTCGAACTGGTCCGAGTGGCGCGACTCGAACTTCGTGCCCGTGAACCTCACCGCAGGTCAGAGCTACACGCTGGTCGTCCGCGAGGACGCCGCGTCAGGGAACATGAGCGATTTCGGGCATTTTTCGCTCTACACCGGGAACGGTGGTGCCGCGGGGCGGTTCAACAAGGTGAACATCGCCGAGGTGAAGCTGATGTCGCTCGGTACGCCTTGA
- a CDS encoding cupredoxin domain-containing protein: MRPLLPSAAGFPLLLAIVGCNQPSAADNAAPADKASTAAPEAAKPAADGAIPADAKRIEIAVVDEGFSPSTLDLKKGETVVLRFNRTTKSGCLNAIEIPDLGVKKELPLNTPVEVAITPQKEGKMTLQCWMAMVKATINVT, encoded by the coding sequence ATGCGCCCGCTCCTCCCCTCTGCTGCAGGCTTCCCGCTGCTTCTTGCGATCGTCGGTTGCAACCAGCCCTCCGCCGCAGACAACGCGGCTCCAGCGGACAAAGCTTCCACGGCCGCGCCCGAGGCCGCGAAGCCGGCGGCGGACGGAGCCATCCCGGCGGATGCCAAGCGCATCGAGATCGCGGTCGTGGACGAAGGGTTCTCGCCGTCGACCCTGGACCTGAAGAAGGGGGAGACCGTGGTGCTGCGCTTCAACCGGACCACGAAGAGCGGGTGCCTGAACGCGATCGAGATCCCCGACCTCGGCGTGAAGAAGGAGCTGCCCTTGAACACGCCGGTCGAGGTGGCGATCACCCCTCAGAAAGAGGGCAAGATGACGCTCCAGTGCTGGATGGCCATGGTGAAGGCCACGATCAACGTCACCTGA
- a CDS encoding acyl-CoA dehydrogenase family protein encodes MTSPREPLSLDQLMAIDPLLTDEERMIRDTVRRFVRERYLPRAGELFAKEEFPSDLIPEIAAMGLLGASLTGYGCAGMNAVSYGLALAELEFGDSGLRSFASVQGSLAMYPIWKYGSEEQKQRWLPKMATAEIIGCFGLTEPDSGSDPGSMTTRARRDGRDYVLTGTKMWITSSPVAHLAVVWAKVDDGGAESIRGFVVERGMAGFETPTVHGKMSLRASPTGEIVLNEVRVPEENVLPGVTGLKGPLSCLTQARFGISWGALGAARACYETAVSYTRERVQFGKPIASKQLVQEQLVEMASEIAKGQIMALHYGRLKDTGGLSPVQVSLCKKNNVGWALRIARMARGLLGGNGILLDYPVIRHMLNLESVYTYEGTNEVHTLILGNALTGHNAF; translated from the coding sequence ATGACAAGTCCCCGAGAGCCGCTCTCCCTCGATCAGCTCATGGCCATCGATCCGCTGCTCACGGACGAGGAGCGGATGATCCGCGACACGGTCCGGCGGTTCGTGCGCGAGCGGTACCTGCCTCGGGCGGGAGAGCTGTTCGCGAAGGAGGAGTTTCCGAGCGATCTCATCCCGGAGATCGCGGCGATGGGTCTGCTCGGCGCGTCGCTGACGGGGTACGGCTGCGCGGGGATGAACGCGGTGTCGTACGGGCTCGCGCTGGCCGAGCTGGAGTTCGGGGACAGCGGGCTGCGGAGCTTCGCGAGCGTGCAGGGGTCGCTGGCGATGTACCCCATCTGGAAGTACGGCTCCGAGGAGCAGAAGCAACGGTGGCTGCCGAAGATGGCCACGGCCGAGATCATCGGGTGTTTCGGGCTGACGGAGCCCGACTCGGGCTCGGATCCCGGCTCGATGACGACGCGGGCGCGGCGCGATGGGCGTGACTACGTGCTCACCGGGACGAAGATGTGGATCACCAGCTCGCCCGTGGCGCACCTGGCCGTGGTGTGGGCCAAGGTCGACGACGGTGGAGCGGAGTCGATCCGGGGCTTCGTGGTGGAGCGCGGGATGGCGGGCTTCGAGACGCCGACGGTGCACGGGAAGATGAGCCTGCGGGCCAGCCCGACCGGCGAGATCGTGCTGAACGAGGTGCGGGTGCCGGAGGAGAACGTGCTGCCCGGGGTGACGGGGCTGAAGGGGCCGCTGAGCTGCTTGACGCAGGCGCGCTTCGGGATCTCCTGGGGAGCGCTGGGGGCGGCGCGCGCGTGTTACGAGACGGCCGTGTCGTACACGCGGGAGCGTGTGCAGTTCGGCAAGCCGATCGCGTCGAAGCAGCTCGTGCAGGAGCAGCTCGTGGAGATGGCCAGCGAGATCGCCAAGGGCCAGATCATGGCGCTCCACTACGGGCGGCTGAAGGATACCGGGGGGCTTTCACCCGTGCAGGTGTCGCTCTGCAAGAAGAACAACGTGGGCTGGGCACTGCGCATCGCGCGCATGGCGCGAGGACTGCTCGGCGGGAACGGGATCCTGCTCGATTACCCGGTGATCCGGCACATGCTGAACCTGGAGAGCGTCTACACATACGAGGGCACGAACGAGGTGCACACGCTCATCCTCGGCAACGCCCTGACCGGCCACAACGCCTTCTAG
- the rplC gene encoding 50S ribosomal protein L3, whose protein sequence is MNQNPGIIGKKIGMTQIFTENGEVIRCTVVQAGCVVVGKRTVEKDGYSALIVGLDERKEKHTSKPLAGYYKKTGVTPKRLLRELRCSPEHAAKFEVGGVLKVEDLFEAGQYVDAQGRTRGRGFSGVIRRWSMAGSVSSHGTHEYFRHGGSIGTNMTPGRTLPGLKMPGHYGDEKVTTHNLRLIKVIPEEQLILIEGGIPGPEGQYVTVRVAVKKATKRWDVARAVHTKKKKGGS, encoded by the coding sequence GTGAATCAGAATCCCGGCATCATCGGCAAGAAGATCGGCATGACGCAGATCTTCACGGAGAACGGCGAAGTCATCCGCTGCACCGTCGTCCAGGCGGGCTGCGTGGTGGTGGGCAAGCGCACCGTCGAGAAGGACGGCTACAGCGCGCTCATCGTCGGCCTCGACGAGCGCAAGGAGAAGCACACCTCCAAGCCCCTCGCCGGTTACTACAAGAAGACGGGCGTGACCCCGAAGCGCCTCCTTCGCGAGCTGCGTTGCTCCCCCGAGCACGCCGCGAAGTTCGAGGTGGGCGGCGTCCTCAAGGTCGAGGACCTGTTCGAGGCCGGCCAGTACGTCGACGCCCAGGGCCGCACCCGCGGTCGTGGCTTCTCCGGCGTCATCCGCCGGTGGAGCATGGCGGGCTCGGTCAGCTCGCACGGTACCCACGAGTACTTCCGCCACGGCGGCTCGATCGGTACGAACATGACCCCCGGCCGCACCCTCCCCGGCCTCAAGATGCCCGGCCACTACGGCGACGAGAAGGTGACCACGCACAACCTGCGGCTCATCAAGGTGATCCCCGAGGAGCAGCTCATCCTCATCGAGGGCGGCATCCCCGGCCCCGAGGGGCAGTACGTGACCGTGCGCGTCGCCGTGAAGAAGGCGACCAAGCGCTGGGACGTCGCGCGCGCCGTCCACACGAAGAAGAAGAAGGGCGGCTCCTGA
- a CDS encoding L,D-transpeptidase, which yields MGLRRLLAVPTFVLGALHLSCPSVDPAQLSGFMVPPVLGRFAAVVTAVPDVEALAEAEPTAPSLPPLPSVEAGVDAEQLAAVVPSVPAEDAQAHGAQAQDAQAQGAQTQGAQTQGARTGAAPGVVPNAERPSLAPGVALQGAQEGSPQGEHEGLEAAEVVPGGPGVDLARLEKSAGPGTVGVEGLPPELLDDGSDELPKSEPPPPEPTRTLHELASVARETWVFAEPRWGSRRLGYLRAGAIVERRAKPAGKKGCQGGWYGVQPHGYVCVGATATLDIHARVVEASRRRPTLGEGLPYTYVMSRSPAPLLYGRLPEPEEQRQVEKELGNHLQRAAATAKGADFVPLPEPDPTPPVLLYGQPLPALGGDKRDLEALVLGRAQARSGHALLSTFDHEGRRFGLTTEMTVLPLDRTRVVRESAFTGVTLGEEAGLPVAFVRRRRAVRLVPGPTGGYVQGPVLGYREGVPVTGEVRRVGGVEHRVARDGSLVRVEDVVMVEAPRTPPTWAASGRKWIDVSILRQSLVAYEGTRPVFATLVSTGADGLGDPKKTRSTIQGAFLIHTKHVTVKMSGDADDEDRFDFRDVPFVQYFTEGYALHAAYWHDEFGTPRSHGCINLSPRDAAWLFGWTTPDVPAGWHAALSLRKGTLVYIHP from the coding sequence ATGGGCCTGCGTCGGCTCCTTGCCGTTCCCACCTTCGTGCTGGGGGCGCTCCACCTGAGCTGCCCTTCCGTCGATCCCGCTCAGCTCTCGGGGTTCATGGTGCCGCCGGTCCTCGGCCGGTTCGCGGCCGTGGTGACGGCCGTGCCCGACGTGGAGGCCCTCGCGGAGGCGGAGCCCACGGCGCCTTCCCTCCCTCCCCTCCCCTCGGTGGAAGCCGGCGTGGACGCGGAGCAGCTCGCCGCCGTCGTGCCCTCCGTTCCCGCAGAAGATGCGCAAGCCCATGGCGCGCAGGCCCAGGACGCGCAGGCCCAGGGCGCGCAGACCCAGGGCGCGCAGACCCAGGGCGCACGCACCGGGGCGGCGCCAGGCGTCGTCCCGAACGCGGAGCGGCCCTCGCTGGCTCCCGGGGTCGCGCTCCAGGGAGCGCAGGAGGGCTCACCCCAGGGAGAGCACGAAGGGCTGGAGGCCGCCGAGGTGGTGCCCGGTGGACCCGGGGTGGACCTGGCACGCCTCGAAAAGAGCGCAGGCCCCGGGACGGTGGGCGTCGAGGGGCTGCCACCGGAGCTGCTGGATGATGGGTCGGACGAGCTGCCGAAGTCGGAGCCGCCCCCGCCAGAGCCAACGCGGACGCTGCACGAGCTGGCGAGCGTCGCGCGGGAGACGTGGGTGTTCGCCGAGCCACGCTGGGGGAGCCGGAGGCTGGGGTACCTGAGGGCGGGCGCGATCGTGGAGCGGCGCGCCAAGCCGGCGGGGAAGAAGGGGTGCCAGGGGGGATGGTACGGGGTCCAGCCGCACGGCTACGTGTGCGTGGGGGCGACGGCGACGCTCGACATCCACGCGCGCGTGGTGGAGGCCTCGCGGCGGCGGCCGACGCTGGGCGAGGGGTTGCCCTACACGTACGTGATGTCGCGGTCGCCTGCGCCGCTGCTGTACGGGCGTCTGCCGGAGCCCGAGGAGCAGCGGCAGGTCGAGAAGGAGCTGGGCAACCACCTGCAACGGGCCGCTGCGACGGCGAAGGGCGCGGATTTCGTGCCCCTGCCGGAGCCGGATCCGACGCCGCCGGTGCTGCTCTACGGCCAGCCGTTGCCGGCGCTGGGCGGGGACAAGCGGGACCTGGAGGCGCTGGTGCTGGGGCGGGCGCAGGCGCGGTCGGGGCACGCGCTGCTGTCGACGTTCGATCACGAGGGGCGCCGGTTCGGGCTGACGACGGAGATGACCGTGCTGCCGCTGGACCGGACGCGGGTGGTGCGAGAGAGCGCGTTCACCGGGGTCACGCTGGGCGAGGAGGCGGGATTGCCCGTGGCCTTCGTGCGCCGGCGCCGCGCGGTGCGGCTGGTACCAGGACCCACGGGCGGGTACGTGCAAGGGCCCGTGCTGGGCTACCGGGAGGGGGTGCCGGTCACGGGCGAGGTGCGCCGCGTGGGCGGGGTGGAGCACCGGGTGGCGCGGGATGGGAGCCTCGTGCGCGTCGAGGATGTGGTGATGGTGGAGGCGCCGCGAACACCGCCGACGTGGGCGGCGAGCGGTCGGAAGTGGATCGACGTGTCGATCCTGCGTCAGAGCCTGGTGGCTTACGAGGGGACGCGCCCGGTGTTCGCGACGCTGGTGTCGACCGGCGCCGACGGGCTGGGGGATCCGAAGAAGACGCGCTCGACGATCCAGGGGGCGTTCCTGATCCACACGAAGCACGTGACGGTGAAGATGTCGGGGGACGCGGACGATGAGGACCGCTTCGATTTCCGCGATGTGCCCTTCGTGCAGTACTTCACCGAGGGCTACGCGCTCCACGCGGCGTACTGGCACGACGAGTTCGGGACGCCGCGGAGCCACGGGTGCATCAACCTGTCCCCTCGTGACGCGGCGTGGCTGTTCGGGTGGACGACACCGGACGTGCCGGCTGGATGGCACGCTGCGCTGTCCTTGCGGAAGGGCACGCTGGTCTACATCCACCCGTGA
- a CDS encoding DNRLRE domain-containing protein — MRNRLLASPSHPLLLAALAAFAGGPLAAGCMAPLDEELLDVDEVSQAVETCVTIQQGVGSSAVQDALLHQGYPTTNFGTGPDMYAGVYTGGALQSSLIRFDLSNIPAGATVTSANLSVYVAYATAPAELVRVHRTTTAWGETSVTWNSHNAAFSAQTEATFTAGSGLRTVSITPLVQSWVNGTHQNFGIYLEETANRTQIKTTNVTDSEVARRPKLVVCYDDGSASSTTASSTSATTSATTSSASTTSSSTTTSGSGGAGGAGGSTSSTTTSSSSGSGGSGGAGGSGGWPGTGVGYSAPISCQSGAPGAGNNCSSAGNDNCCAVHNIPGGTFNRANDPTLPATVSGFAMDKYPITTGRFRAFLDAGGGTQVNPPTPGSGANPYTNGVDTGWNPAWNSNLAPNAATLKAELKCDPWDSWNTWTDTAGAREKKPIVCLTYYEVRAFCAWDGGFMPTEAQYNYAAVGGTQQRPYPWGADESNNPLRAANDCLGDGSEAGNCKATDLTEVGIFPLGIGRWGHVDLSGNVYNTTLDSSNVYAYQTNCVDCVRYDNGDVNGNGTITWGGSWVAKLFKLKNDFRAGYEKSARRYYRGGRCARLVNSGTSVEYPVTP, encoded by the coding sequence ATGAGAAACCGCTTGCTCGCGAGCCCATCTCACCCGCTGCTGCTCGCTGCTCTGGCTGCCTTCGCCGGAGGCCCGCTCGCTGCGGGCTGCATGGCGCCGCTCGACGAAGAGCTCCTCGACGTCGACGAGGTGAGCCAGGCTGTGGAGACGTGCGTCACGATCCAGCAAGGTGTGGGTAGCAGCGCGGTGCAGGACGCGCTCCTGCATCAGGGATACCCGACGACGAACTTCGGCACCGGCCCCGATATGTACGCCGGTGTCTACACGGGCGGCGCACTTCAAAGCTCCCTGATCCGCTTCGATCTCTCGAACATTCCGGCGGGCGCCACGGTCACCTCCGCCAATCTGTCGGTGTACGTCGCCTATGCCACCGCCCCCGCGGAACTCGTCCGGGTCCACCGGACGACGACCGCCTGGGGTGAGACGTCGGTCACGTGGAACTCTCACAATGCCGCCTTCAGCGCACAGACCGAGGCCACGTTCACCGCGGGCTCGGGCCTCCGGACGGTGAGCATCACGCCGCTCGTACAGAGCTGGGTGAACGGGACCCACCAGAACTTCGGGATCTACCTGGAGGAGACCGCGAACCGCACCCAGATCAAGACGACCAACGTGACGGACTCGGAGGTCGCCCGCAGGCCGAAGCTCGTGGTCTGCTACGACGACGGGAGCGCCAGCAGCACCACGGCCTCGTCGACGAGCGCCACGACGAGCGCCACGACGAGCAGTGCGTCGACCACCAGCTCTTCGACCACCACCTCGGGCTCTGGCGGGGCCGGAGGCGCCGGGGGTTCGACGAGCAGCACGACCACCAGCTCCTCCTCGGGGTCGGGTGGCTCGGGTGGTGCTGGCGGCTCGGGCGGATGGCCCGGGACCGGGGTCGGTTACAGCGCGCCCATCAGCTGCCAGAGCGGCGCGCCGGGCGCCGGCAACAACTGCAGCAGCGCGGGCAACGACAACTGCTGCGCCGTACACAACATCCCCGGGGGGACGTTCAACCGGGCCAACGATCCCACGCTGCCGGCGACGGTGAGCGGGTTCGCGATGGACAAGTACCCCATCACCACGGGCCGATTCCGTGCATTCCTGGACGCGGGTGGGGGCACGCAGGTGAACCCGCCGACCCCGGGCTCGGGCGCCAACCCGTACACCAATGGGGTCGATACGGGCTGGAACCCGGCCTGGAATTCGAACCTCGCGCCCAATGCAGCGACGCTGAAGGCGGAGCTGAAGTGCGATCCGTGGGACTCCTGGAACACCTGGACCGACACGGCCGGAGCGCGCGAAAAGAAGCCGATCGTCTGCCTGACCTATTACGAGGTCAGGGCATTCTGCGCGTGGGACGGCGGGTTCATGCCGACGGAAGCGCAGTACAACTACGCGGCCGTGGGTGGGACGCAGCAGCGGCCGTACCCGTGGGGTGCGGACGAGAGCAACAACCCGCTGCGTGCGGCGAACGACTGTCTCGGCGATGGCTCGGAGGCCGGCAACTGCAAGGCGACCGACCTGACCGAGGTCGGCATCTTCCCGCTGGGCATCGGGCGCTGGGGTCACGTCGACCTGTCGGGGAACGTGTACAACACGACGCTCGACAGCTCGAACGTGTATGCCTACCAGACGAACTGCGTCGATTGCGTTCGCTATGACAACGGCGATGTCAATGGCAACGGGACGATCACCTGGGGTGGGAGCTGGGTCGCGAAGCTGTTCAAGCTGAAGAACGACTTCCGCGCCGGGTACGAGAAGTCGGCGCGCCGCTACTACCGCGGGGGTCGCTGCGCTCGACTGGTGAACTCGGGGACGAGCGTGGAGTATCCCGTGACCCCGTGA